The Nitrosomonas cryotolerans ATCC 49181 genome includes a window with the following:
- a CDS encoding enoyl-ACP reductase FabI, protein MGFLANKRVLITGLLSNRSIAYGIAKAMRREGAELAFTYQGEDIRGRVEKLAKEFDSNLLFACDVTKDQEISQCFNDIQKHWDGLDSIIHSIAFAPRQALSGDYLDSINREAFRIAHDVSSYSFAALAKAGLPLMQNRNGSLLTLTYLGAVRVMPNYNVMGLAKASLEANVRFMASSLGRQNIRVNAISAGPIKTLAAAGISNFGKLLGYTEKVSPLRRNVTIEEVGNAAAFLCSDLASGITGEITYVDSGFNTVAFDISE, encoded by the coding sequence ATGGGATTTCTTGCTAATAAACGGGTACTCATTACGGGATTACTCAGTAACCGTTCAATTGCATATGGCATTGCCAAGGCAATGCGGCGTGAAGGAGCAGAGCTTGCTTTTACTTACCAAGGAGAAGACATACGGGGACGAGTCGAAAAGCTCGCCAAGGAATTTGATAGCAATTTGCTGTTTGCCTGCGATGTAACAAAAGATCAGGAAATCAGCCAATGTTTTAATGATATTCAAAAACACTGGGATGGCCTTGATAGCATTATTCACTCTATCGCATTTGCGCCACGTCAGGCGCTCAGCGGAGACTATCTTGACAGTATTAATCGAGAAGCCTTTCGTATTGCACATGATGTTAGCTCTTATAGTTTTGCTGCATTGGCAAAAGCGGGGCTGCCATTAATGCAAAATAGAAATGGCTCTCTCTTAACTCTGACTTATTTAGGCGCAGTTCGTGTCATGCCTAATTACAATGTAATGGGCCTAGCCAAAGCAAGTCTTGAGGCAAATGTTCGTTTCATGGCATCCAGTCTAGGGCGTCAAAATATACGCGTTAATGCAATTTCTGCGGGACCCATTAAAACATTAGCTGCTGCCGGCATTAGTAATTTTGGAAAATTATTAGGCTATACTGAAAAAGTGTCACCATTACGACGTAATGTCACCATTGAGGAGGTTGGCAATGCAGCTGCTTTTCTATGTAGCGACTTAGCCAGTGGTATTACAGGAGAAATCACCTACGTTGATTCAGGATTTAATACCGTCGCCTTTGATATAAGCGAATAA